A single Campylobacter ureolyticus ACS-301-V-Sch3b DNA region contains:
- a CDS encoding nickel-dependent hydrogenase large subunit, protein MSERIVVDPITRIEGHLRVEVIVDDNNVVTEAYTGSTLWRGLETIVKGRDPRDAGLFMQRICGVCTYSHYKAGVMAVEDALGIKPPLNAILTRTLMSNALFFHDHCVHFYQLHALDWVDVVSALSADVFKAQEEAFKYCETPYACGADHLKSVQDRVRKFVEKGNLGPFANAYYGHPTYRFTPEQNLIGLSHYLECLRIQRTAAELMAVFGAKQPHPQSLVVGGITSVMDILSPARLGEYLTKFKEVADFVNRAYYSDIVMAARAYGNEPSVTNDVGTPNLWTHQEFQYSKNDFLFGSGIILNGDLSKVYDLDESKITEEATHAWYKNDAALHPYEGEQEPNYTGFKTEKTINAQGEMVDTKIFDTKGKYSWIKAPRYDGKPLQVGPLANIVVNYAKGNKFVVPIVDQFLKDAGLPVEAVLSTLGRAACRMLEVKAIATHGLMAFNNLVENIKSGDTETCAKYKIDHKKEYKGRYIGNVPRGTLSHWCRIEKGVIKNWQAVVPSTWNASPKDKDGKMGSYEACLIGLKIADLKQPLEIIRKIHSYDPCIACAVHVMDTKGNELGAYKVNPNI, encoded by the coding sequence ATGAGCGAAAGAATAGTAGTAGATCCAATTACTAGAATAGAAGGACATTTAAGAGTTGAAGTTATAGTTGATGATAATAATGTCGTAACTGAAGCTTACACAGGATCAACTCTTTGGAGAGGTCTTGAAACAATTGTAAAAGGAAGAGATCCAAGAGATGCAGGTCTATTCATGCAAAGAATTTGTGGAGTTTGTACTTACTCTCATTATAAAGCTGGCGTTATGGCAGTTGAAGATGCACTTGGCATAAAACCACCTTTAAATGCTATTTTAACAAGAACTTTGATGAGTAATGCTTTATTTTTTCATGATCACTGTGTTCATTTCTATCAACTTCACGCACTTGATTGGGTTGATGTAGTAAGTGCATTAAGTGCTGATGTGTTTAAAGCACAAGAAGAAGCTTTTAAATACTGTGAAACTCCTTATGCCTGTGGAGCAGATCACCTAAAAAGTGTTCAAGATAGAGTTAGAAAATTTGTTGAGAAAGGAAATCTTGGACCATTTGCAAACGCATATTATGGTCATCCAACTTATAGATTTACACCTGAGCAAAATTTAATAGGACTAAGCCACTATTTAGAATGTTTAAGAATTCAAAGAACAGCAGCCGAGTTAATGGCAGTATTTGGCGCTAAACAACCTCACCCACAAAGCTTAGTAGTAGGTGGTATTACTTCAGTTATGGATATTTTAAGCCCTGCAAGACTTGGCGAGTATCTAACTAAATTTAAAGAAGTTGCTGATTTTGTAAATAGAGCATATTATTCAGATATTGTTATGGCTGCAAGAGCTTATGGCAATGAGCCAAGCGTTACAAATGATGTTGGAACACCAAATTTATGGACTCATCAAGAGTTTCAATATAGCAAAAACGACTTTTTATTTGGCAGTGGAATTATCCTAAATGGTGATTTATCAAAAGTTTATGATCTTGATGAAAGCAAAATAACAGAAGAAGCAACCCATGCTTGGTATAAAAATGATGCAGCACTTCACCCTTATGAAGGAGAGCAAGAGCCAAATTATACAGGATTTAAAACTGAAAAAACAATAAATGCTCAAGGTGAAATGGTTGATACAAAAATATTTGACACAAAAGGTAAATATAGCTGGATCAAAGCTCCAAGATATGATGGCAAGCCACTTCAAGTTGGGCCTTTAGCAAATATAGTTGTAAACTATGCAAAAGGAAATAAATTTGTAGTTCCTATAGTTGATCAATTCTTGAAAGATGCAGGACTTCCAGTTGAAGCTGTTTTATCAACCTTGGGAAGGGCAGCTTGTAGAATGCTAGAAGTTAAAGCTATAGCAACTCACGGACTTATGGCGTTTAATAACTTAGTAGAAAATATTAAATCAGGCGATACTGAAACTTGTGCAAAATATAAAATTGATCACAAAAAAGAGTATAAAGGTCGCTATATAGGAAATGTTCCAAGAGGAACATTAAGTCATTGGTGTAGAATTGAAAAAGGTGTTATTAAAAACTGGCAAGCAGTTGTTCCATCAACTTGGAATGCATCTCCAAAAGATAAAGATGGCAAAATGGGATCTTATGAAGCTTGTTTGATTGGTCTTAAAATAGCTGATTTAAAACAACCTCTTGAAATTATCAGAAAAATACACTCATACGATCCATGTATTGCGTGTGCAGTTCATGTGATGGATACTAAGGGAAATGAGCTTGGTGCTTATAAGGTAAATCCTAATATTTAA
- the cybH gene encoding Ni/Fe-hydrogenase, b-type cytochrome subunit translates to MKKENKRVAEYEFSIGYRLSHWVRFFAIMLLIISGYYISFVFQSPMVSDEPVLFLQAKWRFVHIVAGFVMIAAVIYKCYIFAFDRMSHIERVSIKDFLSPKVWFEQIKYYLYLTDEHPHLRGVYNPLQFIAYVMFYVVAFLLILTGLILYMHVYHHGFGGAIFDILRPVEVWMGGLANVRAIHHICMNVLIIFIAAHVYMAVFNAVKGRNGGMDAVISGYKFPEENH, encoded by the coding sequence ATGAAAAAAGAAAATAAAAGAGTGGCTGAGTATGAATTTAGCATAGGATATCGTTTAAGTCACTGGGTTAGATTTTTTGCTATTATGCTTTTAATAATTAGCGGATATTACATATCTTTTGTATTTCAAAGCCCAATGGTTAGTGATGAACCTGTGCTATTTTTACAAGCAAAATGGAGATTTGTTCACATAGTTGCTGGATTTGTAATGATAGCTGCTGTTATTTATAAGTGCTATATATTTGCATTTGATAGGATGAGCCACATAGAAAGAGTAAGTATAAAAGACTTTTTAAGCCCTAAAGTTTGGTTTGAACAGATTAAATATTATCTTTATTTAACAGATGAGCATCCACACTTAAGAGGGGTTTATAATCCTTTGCAATTTATTGCTTATGTAATGTTTTATGTAGTAGCCTTTTTACTGATACTTACAGGGCTTATTTTATATATGCATGTTTATCATCATGGTTTTGGTGGAGCAATTTTCGATATTTTAAGACCTGTTGAAGTATGGATGGGTGGTCTTGCAAATGTAAGAGCGATTCATCATATTTGTATGAATGTCTTGATAATCTTTATAGCAGCTCATGTTTATATGGCTGTATTTAACGCTGTTAAAGGTAGAAATGGCGGAATGGACGCTGTAATAAGCGGCTATAAATTTCCAGAAGAAAATCACTAA
- a CDS encoding HyaD/HybD family hydrogenase maturation endopeptidase: protein MKILVLGIGNVLYSDEGIGVHFVKLLEKNYQFTSNEHEITFMDGGTLANFLMFIMAKYDHIFLVDCIEADDGKVGDVYFFNYDDMPKMIKWNGSAHEVEMLQTLQMMELAGDLPPTKILGVIPKRVEPLAFTISDELKNSVKVMEKTSLNYFKSLGFEVKKINDLTIQDIANEFDEIGKNKI from the coding sequence ATGAAAATTTTAGTTTTAGGAATAGGAAATGTATTGTACTCCGATGAAGGTATCGGAGTACATTTTGTAAAATTACTTGAAAAAAACTATCAATTCACCTCAAATGAACACGAAATAACCTTTATGGATGGTGGAACATTAGCAAATTTTTTAATGTTTATAATGGCAAAATATGACCATATTTTTTTAGTTGATTGTATTGAGGCTGATGATGGCAAAGTAGGTGATGTCTATTTTTTTAATTATGATGATATGCCAAAAATGATAAAGTGGAATGGTTCAGCCCATGAAGTTGAAATGCTTCAAACTTTACAAATGATGGAATTAGCAGGCGATTTACCACCAACTAAAATCTTAGGTGTTATTCCAAAAAGAGTTGAACCTTTAGCTTTTACTATAAGTGATGAACTTAAAAACTCAGTTAAAGTTATGGAAAAAACTTCTTTAAATTACTTTAAAAGTTTAGGTTTTGAAGTAAAAAAAATCAATGATTTAACCATTCAAGATATAGCAAATGAGTTTGATGAGATAGGAAAAAATAAAATATGA
- the hypF gene encoding carbamoyltransferase HypF, which produces MCYKFSIFGLVQGVGFRPFVYSLALKYKLFGEVYNDSQGVKIFLSGDENSILDFEHELKTNLPPLARIDKIIKIKISGISYNDFKITSSKNTSKFSPILPDFAICNDCKSEFYDKNSRFFHYPFINCTNCGPRQSIIKKLPYDRANTTMSKFKMCQTCKNEYENPLNRRFHAQPISCEKCGVSLILKDNQAKILVKNDFENLAKKVANLLVSGAIFAIKGLGGFHLVCDAFNKNSIQKLRELKHRLKKPFAIMCKDLKMALEIAEISQKEAEILENEIKPIVILKLKNSSKIPSNLAPNLDKIGIFLAPTGLNLLIFEYFKNPIIATSANLSGEPIISNEINLYKKLGNVFDYVLDNDREILNPSDDSIVQIIDEKAFYLRTSRGINPKIFLTNFKVKGTFLAIGSELKNQFVIYKNSQIFISAYIGDLKNVATFERFKKMLNLFIKSYDLKFDAVIADKHPSFLHTKYFKEKGYKIYNIQHHYAHLISNLYENFSDDLTKSNKNSDKQYLGFCFDGTGYGDNAKIWGGEVFIFNGYKYSRKYHFDEFLLLGGDKSIKEIYRLAYAIFKKYDIDTKLLNIEPKLEKKLNLIYTKEINSYYTSSLGRVFDAFYSLIFGVSKISYDAQAGMIMEKFYDKSCKESYKFEIENEKIIFKDAFLNALKESDKKVSISKFINGLVDLIIKISIKEKLDVILSGGVFQNKILIEILIAKFKENGIKYYFNQTYPTNDSGIALGQMIWFLLNKGENYV; this is translated from the coding sequence ATGTGCTATAAATTTAGCATTTTTGGCTTAGTTCAAGGTGTTGGCTTTAGACCTTTTGTTTATTCTTTAGCCTTAAAGTATAAACTTTTTGGCGAGGTTTATAACGATAGCCAAGGTGTTAAAATTTTTTTATCAGGCGATGAAAATAGCATTTTAGATTTTGAACATGAGTTAAAAACAAATCTTCCACCGCTTGCTAGAATAGATAAGATAATAAAAATTAAAATTTCAGGAATTTCTTACAATGATTTTAAGATAACATCTTCAAAAAATACTTCTAAATTTAGCCCAATTTTACCTGATTTTGCAATTTGCAATGACTGTAAAAGTGAATTTTATGATAAAAATAGTAGATTTTTTCATTATCCTTTTATAAACTGCACAAATTGTGGACCAAGACAATCTATCATAAAAAAACTTCCTTATGATAGAGCAAATACAACAATGAGCAAATTTAAAATGTGTCAAACTTGTAAAAACGAGTATGAAAATCCACTAAATCGTCGTTTTCACGCTCAACCAATTAGCTGCGAGAAATGCGGTGTAAGCTTAATCCTAAAAGATAATCAAGCCAAAATTTTAGTTAAAAATGATTTTGAAAACTTAGCTAAAAAAGTAGCAAATTTACTTGTTAGTGGAGCTATTTTTGCCATAAAAGGACTTGGCGGATTTCACTTAGTTTGTGACGCATTTAACAAAAACTCCATACAAAAACTAAGAGAGTTAAAACATCGTCTTAAAAAACCGTTTGCTATAATGTGCAAAGATTTAAAAATGGCTTTAGAAATAGCTGAAATTTCGCAAAAAGAAGCAGAAATTTTAGAAAATGAAATAAAACCAATTGTTATTTTAAAACTTAAAAACTCATCAAAAATTCCATCAAATTTAGCTCCAAATTTAGATAAAATTGGCATTTTTTTAGCCCCAACTGGACTAAATTTACTTATTTTTGAATATTTTAAAAACCCAATTATCGCAACTAGTGCAAATTTAAGTGGTGAGCCTATAATTTCAAATGAAATCAACCTTTATAAAAAACTTGGAAATGTTTTTGATTATGTGCTTGATAATGATAGAGAAATTTTAAATCCAAGCGATGATAGTATAGTGCAAATTATAGATGAAAAAGCTTTTTATCTTCGCACAAGTAGAGGTATAAATCCAAAGATTTTTCTAACAAATTTCAAAGTCAAAGGCACATTTTTAGCCATTGGAAGCGAACTAAAAAACCAATTTGTTATATATAAAAACTCTCAAATTTTTATATCTGCATATATTGGAGATCTTAAAAATGTTGCAACATTTGAGCGTTTTAAAAAAATGCTTAATCTTTTTATAAAAAGTTATGATTTAAAATTTGATGCAGTTATAGCTGATAAACATCCAAGCTTTTTACACACAAAATATTTTAAAGAAAAAGGTTATAAAATTTATAATATCCAGCATCATTATGCGCATTTGATTTCTAATTTATATGAAAATTTCAGTGATGATTTAACAAAATCAAATAAAAATTCAGATAAACAATATTTGGGATTTTGTTTTGATGGCACAGGATATGGGGATAACGCTAAAATTTGGGGTGGTGAAGTTTTTATTTTTAATGGATATAAATATAGTAGAAAATACCATTTTGATGAGTTTTTACTCCTTGGTGGTGATAAAAGCATAAAAGAAATTTATCGCTTAGCTTATGCAATTTTTAAAAAATATGATATTGATACAAAATTATTAAATATTGAGCCAAAATTAGAAAAAAAGTTAAATTTAATTTACACAAAAGAGATAAACTCATATTATACTTCATCACTTGGCAGAGTTTTTGATGCATTTTATTCGCTTATTTTTGGAGTAAGCAAGATAAGCTATGATGCACAAGCTGGCATGATAATGGAGAAATTTTATGATAAGAGTTGTAAAGAAAGTTATAAATTTGAAATTGAAAATGAAAAAATAATATTTAAAGATGCTTTTTTAAATGCTTTAAAAGAAAGCGATAAAAAAGTTTCTATAAGTAAGTTTATAAATGGCTTAGTGGATTTGATTATTAAAATTTCAATAAAAGAAAAACTTGATGTAATATTAAGTGGTGGAGTTTTTCAAAATAAAATTTTAATTGAAATTTTAATAGCCAAATTTAAAGAAAATGGGATAAAATACTATTTTAATCAAACTTATCCTACAAATGATAGTGGAATTGCCTTAGGGCAGATGATTTGGTTTTTACTAAATAAAGGAGAAAACTATGTGTAA
- the hypB gene encoding hydrogenase nickel incorporation protein HypB, translated as MCKDCGCESHKHNEDTKSTVEVVSKILSKNDKEADHNRAHLDEKGIFCINLMSSPGAGKTTLLENTIKKSKFKIGVVEGDLETNRDADRIIKAGASAYQITTGQGCHLDAVMVHEGLHHLPLENLNLVFVENVGNLVCPASYDVGSHINVVLLSSPEGSDKVEKYPVMFRAADLVIITKSSVKKYFNFDTKEVINSVRKLNPKADIIELDSVTGEGFEKWLDYLKFKMEFR; from the coding sequence ATGTGTAAAGATTGCGGTTGTGAAAGTCACAAACATAACGAAGATACAAAATCAACTGTTGAAGTTGTATCTAAAATTTTATCTAAGAATGACAAAGAAGCAGACCATAACAGAGCTCACCTTGATGAAAAAGGGATATTTTGCATAAATTTAATGAGTAGTCCAGGAGCTGGAAAAACAACACTTTTAGAAAATACAATTAAAAAAAGCAAATTTAAAATAGGTGTTGTTGAAGGAGATTTAGAAACTAACCGTGATGCCGATAGAATCATAAAAGCAGGTGCATCAGCATATCAAATCACAACAGGGCAGGGTTGTCACCTAGATGCAGTTATGGTACATGAAGGACTTCATCACTTGCCACTTGAAAATTTAAATCTAGTTTTTGTAGAAAATGTAGGAAATTTAGTTTGTCCTGCAAGCTATGATGTTGGATCTCACATAAATGTAGTACTTTTAAGCTCACCAGAGGGAAGTGATAAAGTTGAAAAATATCCTGTTATGTTTAGAGCTGCAGATTTAGTTATCATAACAAAATCAAGTGTTAAAAAATATTTTAACTTTGATACAAAAGAGGTTATTAACTCAGTTAGAAAGCTTAATCCAAAAGCTGATATTATTGAACTTGACAGTGTTACTGGTGAGGGCTTTGAAAAATGGCTTGATTATCTGAAATTTAAAATGGAGTTTAGATAA
- a CDS encoding HypC/HybG/HupF family hydrogenase formation chaperone, whose product MCLSIPSKVLEVDENNFATVETLGVKRGVSLDLIGEPVKPGEYVLIHVGFAMEKIDTKAALESLEFYKKIAKEMEDGTIDQSDGDMGLSNMKIE is encoded by the coding sequence ATGTGTCTTAGCATACCATCAAAAGTTTTAGAAGTAGATGAAAACAACTTTGCTACAGTTGAAACTTTAGGCGTTAAAAGAGGTGTTAGTTTAGATCTTATTGGCGAGCCTGTAAAACCAGGCGAATATGTTTTAATCCATGTTGGCTTTGCAATGGAAAAAATAGATACAAAAGCAGCTCTTGAAAGTTTGGAGTTTTATAAAAAAATTGCAAAAGAGATGGAAGATGGGACAATTGATCAAAGTGATGGTGATATGGGACTATCAAATATGAAAATAGAGTAA
- the hypD gene encoding hydrogenase formation protein HypD encodes MDLINDFRDKTHILNLSKLIIENSKKPLNIMEICGGHTHSIMKFGIDKLVGENIKFIHGPGCPVCVMPRHSIDEAIKLASMKDTIFTTLADMLRVPGSYTTLAKQRAKGHDIRALYSPLDVINIALKNPDKNVIFFAIGFETTTPMSAVVIEKAINLNLKNLFFHINHVTVPAPVKALLDDENVKIDAFLGPSHVSVIIGSKPYEDIAKTYKKPIAISGFEPLDIMDSILNLVKQFNENKFEVYNEYNRVVKPNGNEKAINLINKYFKKVDFEWRGLGVIPKSGLDLKDEFDFLNARKIFDCSVESKPENRACICGEILRGLKNPPDCKVFGKVCNPQNPLGSCMVSSEGACAAYYKYKRG; translated from the coding sequence ATGGATTTAATAAACGACTTTAGAGATAAAACTCATATTTTAAATTTATCAAAACTAATAATTGAAAATTCAAAAAAACCACTTAATATAATGGAAATTTGTGGTGGGCACACACACTCTATAATGAAATTTGGTATTGATAAATTAGTCGGAGAAAATATAAAATTTATCCACGGCCCTGGATGTCCAGTTTGTGTTATGCCTCGTCATAGTATTGATGAGGCCATAAAGCTTGCCTCTATGAAAGATACCATTTTTACAACATTGGCTGATATGTTAAGAGTGCCAGGAAGTTATACAACTCTTGCCAAACAAAGGGCCAAAGGTCATGATATAAGAGCTTTATATTCTCCACTTGATGTGATAAATATAGCATTAAAAAATCCAGATAAAAATGTGATATTTTTTGCTATTGGTTTTGAAACAACTACGCCAATGAGTGCAGTTGTCATAGAAAAAGCAATAAATTTAAATCTTAAAAATCTTTTTTTTCATATAAATCATGTTACCGTTCCAGCACCAGTTAAAGCTCTTTTAGATGATGAAAATGTAAAAATTGATGCATTTTTAGGACCAAGTCATGTAAGTGTTATAATTGGTTCAAAACCATACGAAGATATTGCAAAAACTTATAAAAAACCAATTGCCATAAGTGGATTTGAGCCACTTGATATAATGGATTCTATTTTAAATTTAGTTAAACAATTTAATGAAAATAAATTTGAAGTTTATAACGAATATAACCGAGTTGTTAAGCCAAACGGGAATGAAAAAGCTATAAATTTAATAAATAAATATTTCAAAAAAGTTGATTTTGAGTGGAGAGGGCTTGGAGTTATACCAAAAAGTGGACTTGATTTAAAAGATGAGTTTGATTTTTTAAATGCAAGGAAAATTTTTGATTGTAGTGTTGAGAGCAAGCCTGAAAATAGAGCCTGTATTTGTGGTGAAATTTTAAGGGGGTTGAAAAATCCACCTGATTGTAAAGTATTTGGAAAGGTTTGTAATCCACAAAACCCACTTGGTTCTTGTATGGTTTCAAGCGAGGGAGCATGTGCGGCTTATTATAAATACAAAAGAGGGTAA